Proteins found in one Candidatus Binatia bacterium genomic segment:
- a CDS encoding sigma-70 family RNA polymerase sigma factor: MAADDRELVRRCLARDDRAYRELVRAYQTPVVNLAWRITGNPDDAAEVAQETFIRVLRSLHTYDPDRPLRSWLFKIASNLALDLIRRRKRRPIALEDLSDEDGPAVEAVDPGPGPEEGLRLEWAEERFQALVAELPEHYRAILHLRYREEFSYEEIAETLGIPLGTVKVRLHRAHENLRRKLTAREPRRGTMP; encoded by the coding sequence GTGGCGGCCGATGATCGGGAGCTGGTCCGGCGGTGCCTGGCCCGGGACGACCGGGCCTACCGCGAGCTGGTGCGGGCCTATCAGACGCCGGTGGTGAACCTGGCCTGGCGCATCACCGGCAATCCCGACGACGCTGCGGAGGTGGCGCAGGAGACGTTCATCCGGGTGCTCCGGTCCCTGCACACGTACGACCCGGACCGGCCGCTCCGCTCCTGGCTCTTCAAGATCGCGTCCAACCTGGCGCTGGATCTGATCCGGCGCCGGAAGCGGCGGCCCATCGCGCTGGAGGATCTCTCCGACGAGGACGGCCCCGCGGTGGAGGCGGTGGATCCGGGCCCCGGGCCCGAAGAGGGGCTCCGGCTGGAGTGGGCCGAGGAGCGGTTCCAAGCCCTGGTGGCCGAGCTGCCCGAGCACTACCGGGCGATCCTCCACCTCCGCTACCGCGAGGAGTTCTCCTACGAGGAGATCGCGGAGACGCTGGGAATCCCGCTCGGGACCGTGAAGGTGAGGCTGCACCGGGCGCACGAGAACTTGCGACGGAAACTGACCGCCCGAGAACCACGACGAGGAACGATGCCGTGA
- a CDS encoding septum formation initiator family protein, with amino-acid sequence MLRSPYQSPDGPPRERAKRFLRLPPKETRQKHPVLWIAGLAFLAWLLWSFVGSDTGLFRTAALKRETAALEKRKLELTARAEALEARRKEQAKDPLLEERVARERFHLVKKDEIVYRYQDDGADSGR; translated from the coding sequence TTGCTCCGGTCCCCGTACCAGAGCCCCGACGGACCGCCGCGCGAGCGCGCAAAGCGGTTCCTTCGCCTTCCGCCCAAGGAGACGCGCCAGAAGCACCCCGTCCTCTGGATCGCGGGGCTCGCCTTCCTGGCCTGGCTGCTCTGGTCGTTCGTGGGAAGCGACACCGGCCTGTTCCGCACCGCCGCCCTGAAGCGCGAGACCGCGGCGCTCGAGAAGCGGAAGCTGGAGCTGACCGCGCGCGCCGAGGCGCTCGAGGCGCGGCGTAAGGAGCAGGCCAAGGATCCGCTCCTCGAGGAGCGGGTCGCCCGCGAGCGCTTCCACCTCGTCAAGAAGGACGAGATCGTCTACCGCTATCAGGACGACGGAGCCGACTCCGGGCGCTGA
- a CDS encoding protein kinase encodes MESSERSGDLAVGRTLQRYRILEPLGSGGVGEVYRARDERLGREVALKILRSDAADAASRDRLRREARTLSQLNHPGISTIHDVETADGVDFIVMELVTGETLASRLERGPLSEGIARVYGAEIADALGAAHDRGVIHRDLKPGNVMIDERGRLKLLDFGLALFRPASVSSADSTADALSGALVGTLPYMAPEQLLGRALDPRADLYSLGVLLYEMTTGRRPFQAEPATALINEILNAPAPPPSTWAPHLSEECSRLVQALLEKDPARRPASASHVASALRESGRASDGSEGAAGVVAAAAATTIASVAVLPLANLTGAPDQEFFVDGMTEALIATLAQVRALRVVSRTSVMRYKGTAEPLPAIARALEVDAIVEGAVARSADRVRVTAQLIDATSDRHLWARSYERDVHDVLALQSELAQAIAEEIQVHVTHEERARLVNPKRVDPAAYEEYLRGRFYWNRRNEAAARRAIECFERSIARDPAWAPAHSGIADAWLTLANYDYVPPMEAYPRAAAAVERALALDDQLAEAYVSLGALRTDANWDWPAAEAAFRRALALDPNSAAAYHWYGDLMSLTSRHDEAIAAARRARDLDPLSLVVSTSLGIHLFYARRYDEAAAQQQRTLELDPTFAPALRSLGGAYEQLGRYDDAIAAYHRAHALLPSELSATTLLGHALAIAGRTEEARKLLSELTEESGRRYVSRYRLAAIHLALGERGIALDFLEQALRGRDRAMIWLNVAPRFDPLRGEPRFRAIIAAMRLDPAKGQRPESAPSS; translated from the coding sequence GTGGAGTCATCGGAACGCTCAGGCGATCTCGCCGTCGGCCGCACCCTTCAGCGCTATCGGATCCTCGAACCGCTCGGCTCGGGCGGCGTGGGCGAGGTCTATCGGGCGCGCGACGAACGGCTGGGCCGCGAAGTCGCCCTCAAGATCCTGCGCTCCGACGCCGCCGACGCGGCCTCCCGCGACCGCTTGCGGCGCGAGGCCCGCACCCTCTCGCAGCTCAACCATCCGGGCATCAGCACCATTCACGACGTCGAGACCGCCGACGGCGTGGATTTCATCGTGATGGAGCTGGTCACGGGCGAGACGCTCGCCTCCCGCCTCGAGCGCGGTCCGCTCTCCGAGGGGATCGCGCGGGTGTACGGCGCCGAGATCGCCGACGCGCTGGGTGCGGCGCACGATCGCGGCGTCATTCACCGGGATCTGAAGCCCGGGAACGTGATGATCGACGAGCGCGGACGGCTGAAGCTCCTCGACTTCGGGCTCGCGCTCTTCCGTCCCGCCTCCGTCTCGAGCGCCGACTCGACCGCGGACGCGCTGAGCGGCGCCCTCGTGGGGACGCTCCCCTACATGGCGCCCGAGCAGCTCCTGGGCCGCGCCCTCGATCCGCGCGCCGATCTCTACTCGCTGGGCGTCCTGCTCTACGAGATGACGACCGGGCGGCGTCCCTTCCAGGCCGAGCCCGCGACCGCGCTCATCAACGAGATCCTGAACGCGCCGGCGCCGCCCCCATCGACCTGGGCGCCCCATCTCTCCGAGGAGTGTTCGCGCCTCGTCCAGGCGCTCTTGGAGAAGGATCCGGCGCGGCGGCCCGCTTCGGCGTCACACGTGGCTTCGGCGCTGCGCGAATCGGGGCGCGCGTCCGACGGCTCCGAGGGCGCGGCGGGCGTCGTCGCCGCGGCCGCGGCGACCACGATCGCGTCGGTCGCCGTGCTCCCGCTGGCCAACCTGACCGGAGCGCCCGACCAGGAGTTCTTCGTGGACGGGATGACGGAGGCGCTCATCGCCACGCTCGCCCAGGTGCGCGCGCTGCGCGTCGTCTCGCGCACCTCGGTCATGCGCTACAAGGGAACCGCGGAGCCGCTGCCCGCGATCGCGCGAGCGCTCGAGGTGGACGCGATCGTCGAGGGGGCGGTGGCGCGCTCGGCGGACCGCGTGCGCGTGACCGCGCAGCTCATCGACGCCACGAGCGACCGCCATCTCTGGGCGCGCAGCTACGAGCGCGACGTCCACGACGTGCTGGCGCTCCAGTCGGAGCTGGCGCAGGCGATCGCCGAGGAGATCCAGGTGCACGTGACGCACGAGGAGCGGGCGCGGCTCGTGAACCCGAAGCGGGTGGATCCCGCCGCCTACGAAGAGTACCTGCGCGGGCGCTTCTACTGGAACCGGCGGAACGAGGCGGCGGCGCGGCGCGCCATCGAATGCTTCGAGCGGTCGATCGCGCGCGACCCGGCGTGGGCTCCGGCCCACTCGGGGATCGCCGACGCGTGGCTCACGCTGGCGAACTACGACTACGTCCCGCCGATGGAGGCGTATCCGCGCGCCGCGGCGGCCGTCGAGCGCGCACTGGCGCTGGACGACCAGCTGGCCGAGGCGTACGTCTCGCTGGGCGCCCTTCGCACCGACGCGAATTGGGACTGGCCGGCCGCGGAGGCGGCGTTCCGCCGCGCGCTGGCGCTCGATCCGAACAGCGCCGCCGCGTACCACTGGTACGGCGACCTCATGTCCCTGACCTCGCGCCACGACGAAGCGATCGCCGCGGCGCGCCGCGCGCGCGACCTGGACCCGCTCTCGCTCGTGGTCAGCACCTCGCTCGGGATCCACCTCTTCTACGCGCGGCGCTACGACGAGGCGGCGGCGCAGCAGCAGCGGACGCTCGAGCTGGACCCCACGTTCGCGCCGGCGCTCCGCAGTCTGGGCGGCGCCTACGAGCAGCTGGGCCGCTACGACGACGCCATCGCGGCGTACCATCGGGCGCACGCGCTCCTCCCGTCGGAGCTCTCGGCGACCACGCTCCTCGGGCATGCGCTCGCGATCGCCGGGCGAACGGAGGAGGCGCGGAAGCTTTTGAGCGAGCTGACGGAGGAATCGGGGAGGCGCTACGTGTCGCGCTACCGTCTGGCGGCGATCCACCTGGCGCTGGGGGAGCGGGGGATCGCGCTCGACTTCCTGGAGCAGGCGCTGCGCGGCCGCGACCGCGCGATGATCTGGCTGAACGTGGCGCCCCGCTTCGACCCGCTTCGCGGCGAGCCGCGCTTCCGCGCGATCATCGCCGCGATGCGTCTCGACCCCGCGAAGGGTCAGCGCCCGGAGTCGGCTCCGTCGTCCTGA
- a CDS encoding M1 family metallopeptidase, whose product MNPRVPRRSHVLFSAIVLTLAAASVARADEARLPTDVQPRFEAVQLQLDPSKPDYTGTVRVDLTVRQPTETIRFHAQALDLRRVELAGADGKTLLAYGPDDHGIVTAKGTATIAPGDYVLTIDFVNDFDRTAASLFRLETGGRWYAYTQFEAVDARKAFPCWDEPAYKVPWQVTLSIPDGQEAVSNTPVEKDTRAGGVRTLVFGKTKPLPSYLIAMAVGPLEFVPISGLRVPGRVVVPQGSKALASTAATMTPPLFDALERWFGIPYPYEKLDLIAVPEFSPGAMENPGAITYGDQFLLFDEKSISASQKRTFAVFTAHEMAHMWFGDYVTMKWWDDLWLNESFAEWMGDKIADQVFPAYRIPLHELSDGERALATDAQLATHAVRRPVKTMDNLYEAADDLAYHKGQAVLYMTERWIGPEVFRKGVVGYLKEHAYGSAEGKDLWNALGRASGKDVPGVLASFLDQPGVPVVNAELKRSGEVELSQKRFLNYGVAAPERTLWKIPVTLLWISGGKPKTLSVLLDQERMTVRLPGKTPPWVHPNADEGGYYRWSVDAGSLPSLIADAPTALTARERVGFVQNATGLLHSGAIHGDRYLEALAGFSEDSNPLVIQSLANALTGVEDVFVTDTNEGGFAAYVRRLLGPAMRRFGIDRKPGEDEAVSLVRPSLYDWLGDEGHDEEVLGHAEALAASFLRDRASIDPSLIAQSLRLSAIRGDSTRFGEYQRRFEAATVPAERGYFLSALGTFRDPALRRRALDYVLTGPLRPQEYYEIPQAIGALPRQRDEVWAWWTGHYQEVVARMPPEYAMFIPFSAGGCSATRLQSAQAFFADPKNQKAGTMNMLAKVAEGTQDCLELREREGAAVDRALGARAEAGAGAKGGAGSAR is encoded by the coding sequence ATGAATCCGCGGGTCCCGCGCCGTTCGCACGTTCTGTTTTCCGCGATCGTTCTCACCCTCGCCGCCGCCTCGGTCGCTCGAGCGGACGAGGCGAGGCTGCCGACCGACGTCCAGCCCCGATTCGAAGCGGTGCAGCTTCAGCTGGACCCCTCGAAACCGGACTACACGGGGACCGTGCGCGTGGACCTGACGGTGCGGCAACCCACGGAGACGATCCGCTTCCACGCCCAGGCCCTGGATCTGCGCCGCGTGGAGCTGGCCGGCGCGGACGGGAAGACGCTCCTGGCCTATGGGCCCGACGACCACGGGATCGTGACCGCGAAGGGGACCGCGACGATCGCTCCGGGGGACTACGTCCTCACGATCGACTTCGTGAACGACTTCGACCGGACGGCCGCTTCGCTCTTCCGGCTGGAGACCGGCGGTCGCTGGTACGCCTACACGCAATTCGAGGCGGTGGACGCGCGCAAGGCCTTCCCGTGCTGGGACGAGCCCGCCTACAAAGTTCCCTGGCAGGTCACGCTCTCCATCCCCGACGGGCAGGAAGCGGTCTCGAACACGCCCGTGGAGAAGGACACCCGCGCGGGCGGCGTCCGCACGCTGGTCTTCGGGAAGACGAAGCCGCTTCCTTCCTACCTGATCGCGATGGCGGTGGGCCCCCTGGAGTTCGTTCCGATTTCCGGGCTGCGCGTGCCTGGCCGCGTCGTGGTGCCGCAGGGCTCGAAAGCGCTCGCGAGCACGGCCGCGACGATGACCCCGCCCCTGTTCGACGCGCTGGAGCGATGGTTCGGGATCCCCTATCCCTACGAGAAGCTGGATCTCATCGCGGTGCCGGAGTTCTCTCCCGGCGCCATGGAGAACCCCGGCGCGATCACCTACGGAGACCAGTTCCTGCTCTTCGACGAGAAGTCGATCAGCGCCTCGCAGAAGCGGACCTTCGCCGTGTTCACCGCGCACGAGATGGCGCACATGTGGTTCGGCGACTACGTGACGATGAAGTGGTGGGACGACCTCTGGCTGAACGAATCGTTCGCCGAGTGGATGGGGGACAAGATCGCCGACCAGGTCTTTCCCGCCTACCGGATCCCGCTGCACGAGCTCAGCGACGGCGAGCGCGCCTTAGCGACCGACGCGCAGCTCGCGACCCACGCCGTGCGCCGGCCGGTGAAGACGATGGACAACCTGTACGAGGCGGCCGACGACCTCGCCTACCACAAGGGGCAGGCGGTGCTCTACATGACGGAGCGCTGGATCGGGCCGGAGGTCTTCCGGAAGGGCGTGGTGGGCTACCTGAAGGAGCATGCCTACGGCAGCGCGGAGGGAAAGGACCTCTGGAACGCGCTCGGCCGCGCTTCGGGAAAGGACGTTCCGGGCGTGCTCGCGAGCTTCCTCGATCAGCCCGGCGTTCCGGTCGTGAACGCCGAGCTCAAGAGGAGCGGCGAGGTGGAGCTCTCCCAGAAACGGTTCCTGAACTACGGCGTGGCCGCTCCCGAGCGCACCCTCTGGAAAATCCCGGTCACGCTCCTCTGGATATCGGGCGGGAAGCCGAAGACGCTGTCGGTGCTCCTCGACCAGGAGCGGATGACGGTGCGCCTTCCGGGCAAGACGCCTCCGTGGGTGCATCCCAACGCGGACGAGGGGGGCTATTACCGCTGGAGCGTGGATGCCGGCTCCCTCCCCTCGCTGATCGCCGACGCGCCGACGGCGCTCACCGCGCGCGAGCGCGTCGGGTTCGTCCAGAACGCGACGGGGCTCCTCCACTCGGGCGCGATCCACGGAGATCGATACCTCGAAGCCCTCGCCGGATTCTCCGAGGATTCCAATCCGCTCGTGATCCAATCGCTCGCCAACGCGCTCACCGGCGTCGAGGACGTATTCGTCACCGACACGAACGAGGGCGGCTTCGCGGCCTACGTGCGCCGTCTCCTGGGGCCTGCCATGCGGCGATTCGGCATCGACCGGAAGCCGGGCGAGGACGAAGCGGTGTCCCTGGTGCGCCCCTCCCTGTACGACTGGCTGGGCGACGAGGGGCACGACGAGGAGGTTCTCGGGCACGCCGAGGCGCTCGCGGCGTCGTTCCTCCGCGACCGCGCCTCGATCGACCCCTCCCTGATCGCCCAGTCGCTGCGTCTCTCCGCGATCCGGGGGGACTCGACGCGCTTCGGGGAGTACCAGCGGCGCTTCGAGGCCGCCACCGTTCCCGCCGAGCGCGGGTACTTCCTCTCGGCGCTCGGGACGTTTCGCGATCCGGCGCTGCGCCGCCGCGCGCTCGACTACGTGCTGACCGGCCCCCTGCGGCCCCAGGAGTACTACGAGATCCCCCAGGCGATCGGCGCCCTGCCGCGCCAGCGCGACGAGGTGTGGGCCTGGTGGACGGGGCACTACCAGGAGGTGGTCGCGCGGATGCCGCCGGAGTACGCCATGTTCATCCCGTTCTCGGCGGGGGGGTGCTCAGCGACGCGCCTCCAGTCGGCGCAGGCCTTCTTCGCCGATCCCAAGAACCAGAAGGCGGGGACGATGAACATGCTGGCCAAGGTCGCGGAGGGAACGCAGGACTGCCTGGAGCTGCGCGAGCGGGAGGGGGCGGCCGTGGACCGTGCGCTGGGCGCGAGGGCGGAGGCGGGCGCGGGCGCCAAGGGCGGCGCGGGCAGCGCCAGGTAG